In a single window of the Bradyrhizobium erythrophlei genome:
- a CDS encoding enoyl-CoA hydratase/isomerase family protein codes for MTGRVTLNIDDGIGQILLDRADKMNAITPEMTQELQAVCRAVDSNRDIRVVTIAGAGERAFSAGSDLNTLVNLSDVMAFRDRIEYAALVRDIKKPVIAALKGWVLGGGMEIAIAADIRICGRSARIGGPEVTRGWLGGGGASQMLPRLVGVGQTMRMLLTGDPVDAETALRLGLVEEVVDDAQVTARVMEMARKIASFSPTATQAIKAAVRAAMSTPLEAGLRYENELHVICMSDKGRLEGIKAFQEKRDAKF; via the coding sequence ATGACCGGACGCGTCACGCTCAACATCGACGACGGCATCGGCCAGATCCTGCTCGACCGTGCCGACAAGATGAATGCGATCACGCCGGAAATGACGCAGGAATTGCAGGCGGTCTGCCGCGCTGTCGACTCAAACCGCGATATTCGCGTCGTGACGATCGCCGGCGCCGGGGAGCGTGCCTTCTCGGCCGGCAGCGATCTGAATACCCTGGTCAACCTGTCGGATGTCATGGCATTCCGCGACCGCATCGAATACGCGGCCCTGGTGCGCGATATCAAAAAGCCGGTTATCGCGGCGTTGAAGGGCTGGGTTTTGGGCGGCGGTATGGAAATCGCAATCGCGGCCGATATCCGCATATGCGGACGCAGCGCAAGGATCGGCGGCCCGGAAGTCACGCGCGGCTGGCTTGGCGGCGGCGGCGCGTCGCAGATGCTGCCGCGCCTCGTTGGCGTCGGGCAGACGATGCGGATGTTGCTCACCGGCGATCCCGTCGATGCCGAAACGGCGCTACGCCTCGGTCTGGTCGAGGAAGTGGTCGATGACGCCCAGGTGACGGCGCGGGTAATGGAGATGGCAAGAAAGATTGCCTCGTTCAGCCCGACCGCGACGCAGGCCATCAAGGCCGCGGTTCGCGCCGCAATGTCGACGCCGCTGGAAGCGGGTCTGCGTTACGAGAACGAACTCCACGTCATCTGCATGTCAGACAAAGGCCGGCTGGAAGGTATCAAGGCGTTCCAGGAAAAACGCGACGCGAAGTTTTAG
- a CDS encoding class I SAM-dependent methyltransferase: protein MLLKKHTPRFYASIRNNAPRKLRSIINERMTVDSLGTDSPKQVFTNIFRRNWWNNGESRSGWGAELKRTVSVRAALPEFVRRHSIHSLLDAPCGDFHWMRHVHWPSGFRYIGADIVHDLIVENRGKYPDTEFLELDVLREPLPDVHAWLARDLMIHFPDEAVRIAINQFRRSPIRYLLATTYPNARQNADIRYGQVRHLNLCAPPFSLPPPFELLREDDDPDTGRVIGVWRRSDIE, encoded by the coding sequence TTGTTGCTCAAGAAGCATACGCCACGCTTTTATGCATCGATTCGCAATAATGCGCCGCGCAAACTCCGTTCGATCATCAACGAACGGATGACGGTGGACAGCCTTGGCACCGATAGCCCGAAACAGGTCTTTACGAATATTTTCAGAAGGAACTGGTGGAACAACGGCGAGAGCCGCAGCGGTTGGGGGGCGGAACTGAAGCGAACGGTGTCGGTCAGAGCCGCGCTCCCCGAATTCGTTCGCCGTCACTCCATTCACTCGCTGCTGGACGCTCCTTGCGGCGACTTTCACTGGATGAGACATGTCCACTGGCCATCCGGCTTTAGATATATCGGGGCCGACATTGTTCACGATCTCATCGTCGAGAACCGCGGCAAATATCCCGATACTGAGTTCCTGGAGCTCGATGTTCTCCGCGAGCCGCTACCAGACGTCCACGCATGGCTGGCGCGGGACCTCATGATCCATTTTCCTGACGAAGCGGTCCGGATCGCCATCAATCAGTTTCGGCGATCCCCCATTCGTTATCTGTTGGCGACCACCTATCCCAATGCACGACAAAATGCCGACATCAGGTATGGCCAGGTGCGCCACCTGAACCTGTGCGCACCGCCCTTCAGCCTGCCGCCGCCGTTTGAACTGTTGCGCGAAGACGACGATCCAGACACGGGACGGGTCATTGGCGTCTGGCGGCGGTCCGATATCGAATGA
- a CDS encoding class I SAM-dependent methyltransferase — translation MLFANSGRLQYSISDIPNFLRARTLAAKADASIDQARFQEVIGRHASEGYDSYKYFDKQLWLRSKMMRAIELGLDKSAYASVLDLGCGAGYFLYCCKYLGHDVHGIDLPDYPFYRDMIALFGLSRTGFRIEAYKNLPAINRRFDVITAHQICFNGHKTESLWGIGEWDFFLGDLEENYLNPGGIIALEFNEEPSIGFYTRELRTYFESRSARIFRGRVIMSRDNLRSQLSPATSRVVAAATAR, via the coding sequence ATGCTATTCGCTAACTCTGGACGCCTGCAGTATTCGATTTCCGACATTCCCAACTTCCTCAGGGCTCGCACGCTTGCTGCGAAAGCCGACGCCTCGATCGATCAAGCGAGGTTTCAGGAGGTAATCGGCAGGCATGCTTCGGAGGGATATGACAGTTACAAATATTTTGACAAGCAACTGTGGCTGCGGTCGAAAATGATGCGCGCGATCGAATTGGGGCTCGACAAGTCGGCGTACGCCTCGGTCCTGGATTTGGGCTGTGGCGCCGGCTATTTCCTGTATTGCTGCAAATACCTTGGCCACGACGTCCACGGCATCGACCTTCCGGACTATCCATTCTATCGCGACATGATCGCGCTTTTCGGTCTGTCCAGAACCGGCTTTCGGATTGAAGCATATAAGAACCTGCCGGCTATCAACCGGCGGTTTGACGTCATCACCGCTCACCAGATTTGCTTTAACGGACACAAGACGGAGAGCTTGTGGGGAATCGGCGAGTGGGATTTCTTCCTCGGCGACCTTGAAGAGAATTACCTCAATCCCGGCGGTATCATTGCGCTTGAATTCAACGAGGAGCCTTCAATTGGCTTCTATACGAGGGAATTGCGGACGTATTTCGAATCGCGGTCCGCCCGTATTTTCAGAGGCAGGGTGATCATGTCGCGCGACAATCTACGTTCGCAATTGTCGCCAGCGACCAGCCGCGTTGTTGCGGCGGCGACTGCTCGATAG
- a CDS encoding 2-keto-4-pentenoate hydratase — translation MDLADELARARAEARVLEAGPWRAKITSVDEAYRIQSQLATRAGNAVRGWKVTALSTEQQRGYLTGRPVAGALLSPFVHTAPSVLSAAQFVVPLLECEVAFLLGADLPPRDQDYTRGEIEAAVEAVVPAMEIADSRWPANAPDLLKLADSMGNGAFVTGAPVRNWRRLDLDNLAVNLTHDGSVAERGSSARILGNPLLAVIALANAQPLPAGGLKRGQFVTTGTCTTPIPPKPGTYVGEFGALGTLRLDFVP, via the coding sequence GTGGACCTGGCCGATGAATTGGCTCGCGCCCGCGCCGAGGCCCGCGTGCTCGAAGCCGGCCCGTGGCGCGCGAAGATCACCAGCGTTGACGAGGCCTACCGGATTCAGTCGCAACTCGCGACGCGCGCCGGCAACGCCGTCCGGGGCTGGAAGGTCACGGCGCTGAGCACCGAGCAACAGCGGGGCTATCTGACCGGCCGCCCCGTGGCAGGCGCCCTGCTTTCGCCTTTCGTGCATACGGCGCCGTCGGTGCTCTCGGCCGCGCAATTTGTCGTCCCCCTGCTCGAATGCGAAGTGGCGTTTCTGTTGGGCGCCGACCTGCCGCCGCGCGACCAGGACTATACGCGCGGCGAGATCGAGGCGGCGGTCGAGGCCGTTGTTCCGGCGATGGAGATCGCCGACAGCCGCTGGCCTGCGAATGCCCCGGACCTGTTGAAGCTTGCGGACTCCATGGGCAATGGCGCCTTCGTCACCGGCGCGCCTGTCCGCAATTGGCGCAGGCTCGACCTCGACAATCTGGCTGTCAACCTGACGCATGACGGTAGCGTCGCCGAGCGCGGCAGCAGTGCGCGCATTCTCGGCAATCCGCTGCTGGCGGTGATCGCATTGGCAAACGCACAGCCATTGCCGGCGGGTGGCCTGAAGCGCGGACAGTTCGTCACTACCGGCACCTGTACCACGCCGATCCCGCCAAAGCCCGGCACTTATGTCGGGGAGTTCGGCGCCCTGGGAACGCTGCGCCTGGACTTTGTTCCTTAG
- a CDS encoding WecB/TagA/CpsF family glycosyltransferase, with protein MDTQKPHHRNLTVDGITINVVSLPEAVSSIVSAAEHGDNFCVCTLNLDHVVQLQQRPDFRAAYRRARFVTADGFPIVVLSRLMGTRIRRTTGADLVEPVCREAQKKRLPIFMMGSNDRTLSITAERLSKRFRGLQVAGYYAPAANFDPYSSEADFAIDSIRASGAKLCFLALGAPRQELFAARCLDRLNGTGLLCIGAALDFIAGTQTRAPSITQKAGLEWAWRMLRDPRRLGPRYARCVAVVPRLVARTIPQIVNARMRKAA; from the coding sequence TTGGACACGCAGAAACCGCACCATCGCAATCTCACCGTCGATGGTATCACCATCAACGTTGTTTCGCTCCCCGAAGCCGTTTCATCGATCGTTTCAGCGGCGGAACACGGCGATAATTTCTGTGTCTGCACGCTCAATCTCGATCATGTTGTGCAATTGCAGCAGCGGCCCGATTTCCGCGCCGCCTATCGGCGGGCTCGCTTTGTGACGGCTGACGGCTTTCCCATTGTCGTGTTGAGCCGTCTCATGGGCACGCGGATCAGACGCACGACCGGCGCTGACCTTGTCGAACCCGTCTGCCGGGAAGCACAAAAAAAACGACTTCCCATATTCATGATGGGTTCAAACGATCGAACGCTCTCCATCACGGCAGAACGTTTGTCCAAACGATTTCGAGGACTGCAGGTCGCGGGCTACTATGCTCCGGCGGCCAATTTCGATCCCTATTCCAGTGAAGCCGACTTCGCGATCGACAGCATCCGCGCCTCCGGCGCCAAACTATGCTTCCTCGCGCTCGGCGCTCCGCGTCAGGAACTGTTCGCGGCGCGCTGCCTCGATCGGCTCAACGGAACCGGATTGCTCTGCATCGGCGCCGCCCTCGATTTCATTGCCGGCACCCAAACCCGCGCACCCTCTATTACACAGAAGGCCGGACTCGAATGGGCGTGGCGAATGTTACGTGATCCGCGGCGGCTTGGACCGCGCTATGCGCGTTGCGTGGCGGTAGTCCCGCGGCTGGTGGCCCGCACCATTCCCCAGATTGTCAACGCACGGATGAGGAAAGCGGCATGA
- a CDS encoding glycosyltransferase family 4 protein codes for MTSTVTLALRARNSNRVKPKYQICLIHPFDPRGEKVGGLETYIRDFITFHPDDTDLLFIGVDSTGDLRLGEIHRLTFRGRTFDFLPILRYSDRQAREAARSIRTSLTGQFFVALLRHFGLIARLIRSRRCSIDLRRVEFSWLPALLRLPFVQMLHGEGAPKLQMDSLLRKYSFVHNAGERFAVATSAKFLCVNPFITERLQKTYPRRKHKIDTLWTWVNTDIFRPQPLPASSAPFKVVFAGRLDEFKDPPLMFRAIDRLRSRLQGGIEFHYIGTSDPYRFAEFSAIEDITIRHGFKDAAGMAATLADAHAGILTSEFEGMPRVVLETLAIGRPVVAVHLPQLESVIHDGDSGFLVARAGSAEDMAEALAQRFVDVRDAIDAGAMNPARIAGAIADFTPGSQLARVFRYHQEIQNARGMTVASQAS; via the coding sequence ATGACTTCGACGGTAACACTGGCGTTGCGCGCACGAAATTCGAATCGCGTCAAACCCAAATACCAGATCTGCCTCATCCACCCGTTCGATCCGCGTGGCGAGAAGGTCGGTGGTTTGGAGACCTACATTCGAGACTTCATCACCTTTCATCCTGACGATACCGATTTGCTTTTCATCGGCGTCGATTCTACCGGAGATCTCAGGCTTGGCGAGATTCACAGGCTCACTTTTCGGGGGCGCACTTTCGATTTTCTACCGATCCTGCGATACTCGGACCGGCAGGCGCGCGAAGCCGCCCGCAGCATCCGCACATCACTGACCGGTCAGTTTTTCGTGGCGCTATTGCGCCATTTCGGCCTGATCGCAAGGTTGATCCGCTCGCGGCGATGTTCGATCGACCTGCGTCGGGTCGAGTTCTCGTGGCTGCCAGCACTGCTCAGACTGCCGTTTGTCCAGATGTTGCACGGCGAGGGAGCACCGAAACTGCAGATGGATTCGCTGCTGCGGAAATATTCGTTCGTCCACAACGCCGGCGAACGATTCGCTGTCGCCACCAGCGCGAAATTCCTTTGCGTCAACCCCTTCATCACGGAACGGCTGCAGAAGACCTATCCGCGTCGAAAGCACAAGATCGATACGCTCTGGACTTGGGTCAACACGGATATATTCCGGCCGCAACCCCTGCCCGCCAGCTCGGCACCGTTCAAGGTGGTGTTTGCCGGAAGGCTCGACGAATTCAAGGATCCGCCGCTGATGTTCCGCGCCATCGACCGCCTGCGCAGTCGGCTGCAGGGCGGTATCGAGTTTCACTATATCGGGACCAGCGATCCCTATCGCTTTGCCGAATTCTCGGCGATCGAAGACATCACCATTCGTCACGGTTTCAAGGATGCCGCGGGAATGGCCGCAACCCTCGCGGACGCGCATGCGGGCATCCTCACTTCCGAATTTGAGGGTATGCCGCGCGTCGTGCTTGAGACGCTGGCGATCGGGCGCCCCGTCGTCGCCGTGCATTTGCCGCAACTTGAATCGGTGATCCACGATGGCGACAGCGGATTTCTGGTGGCACGGGCCGGCTCGGCCGAAGACATGGCAGAGGCGCTCGCGCAACGGTTCGTCGATGTCCGCGACGCCATCGACGCGGGCGCAATGAACCCGGCGCGAATTGCCGGCGCCATCGCGGACTTCACCCCAGGCAGCCAGCTTGCGCGCGTCTTCCGCTACCACCAGGAAATTCAGAATGCGCGGGGCATGACCGTTGCGTCCCAGGCATCCTGA
- a CDS encoding shikimate dehydrogenase family protein — protein MITGTTRLYAIIGDPIAHVRTPMAFNDYFLARNIDAVCLPVHIGRDDLPKGWAGLKSIANLDGFIVTAPHKQESARLCDNLEGVHTKVVNTVRREPDGSFSGTLLDGRGFVSGLIKQGHQVSGRRFYMAGAGGAGTALAYALADAGAAALTIHNRTRSKAEKLVADVGEAFPGIDIRVGTADAGGHSVVVNATSLGLKSDDGHSFNLASADPSALVAEVVMKPDMTPLLIAAEKRGHAIHFGIHMLNSQLDLMMQFLGLDGSDAR, from the coding sequence ATGATCACCGGAACGACAAGGCTTTACGCCATCATTGGCGATCCCATCGCCCACGTCCGGACGCCGATGGCGTTCAACGATTATTTTCTGGCACGAAATATCGACGCGGTATGCCTTCCGGTTCATATCGGTCGCGACGACCTCCCGAAAGGCTGGGCCGGCCTGAAATCGATCGCCAACCTTGACGGCTTCATCGTCACCGCGCCGCACAAGCAGGAGTCGGCGCGGCTTTGCGACAACCTCGAGGGCGTGCACACCAAAGTCGTCAACACGGTACGCCGCGAGCCGGACGGCAGCTTCAGCGGCACCCTGCTGGACGGCCGCGGTTTCGTGAGTGGATTGATCAAGCAAGGCCATCAGGTCAGCGGCCGGCGATTTTATATGGCCGGCGCCGGCGGGGCCGGCACCGCTCTCGCCTATGCGCTGGCGGACGCCGGCGCCGCTGCGCTGACGATCCATAACCGCACGAGGTCCAAGGCCGAAAAGCTGGTCGCCGACGTCGGCGAAGCATTTCCCGGCATCGACATCCGGGTCGGCACCGCCGACGCCGGCGGACACTCGGTTGTCGTGAATGCAACGTCGCTGGGGCTGAAGTCCGACGATGGCCATTCATTCAATCTCGCCAGCGCCGATCCTTCCGCACTGGTCGCCGAGGTCGTGATGAAGCCCGACATGACGCCCTTGCTGATCGCCGCCGAGAAGCGTGGTCACGCCATCCACTTCGGTATCCACATGCTCAATAGCCAGCTCGATCTGATGATGCAATTCCTTGGGCTCGACGGCTCGGATGCCCGATAA
- a CDS encoding acyltransferase family protein, with the protein MTLAARDLVWPISELDSRATASGRDAGIDTMRGFAILMVIGIHSLQQPLNSWETLADAVLRPCVPIFLFASGYLTVLTGRVPLARRLKAVLIPYAIAFAAAYIYMALHNPAMDHRITTTLARFVLAYVFVYYYVFVYVGCTIGLWLVFSASGTGTEQSQRRLVVLLLLSIALGLMAGSYLDPLLFRLGFSDSLVEEVRMRDIPFWFSFMALGALVGLSKTRSSLRELHTLISGATLLALIFYAAVRLFDLGDAADYDSVAFFAYAALLCVLLLARDIQLPLIASLGSGSYFIYLWHIFIVMALRDHAQLRQFGPAADFAITYAVTASGSIVALLAVRALTPPRLCRWLGG; encoded by the coding sequence ATGACATTGGCGGCGAGAGATTTGGTTTGGCCGATATCGGAGCTGGATTCGCGGGCGACCGCGTCAGGCCGCGATGCCGGAATAGACACCATGCGCGGGTTCGCCATCCTCATGGTGATCGGCATCCATTCGTTGCAACAGCCGCTCAACTCATGGGAGACGCTGGCCGACGCGGTGCTGCGGCCATGCGTGCCGATTTTCCTGTTTGCCTCCGGATACCTCACCGTTCTTACCGGGCGAGTCCCGCTTGCGAGGCGGTTGAAGGCAGTCCTGATCCCCTACGCGATCGCGTTCGCTGCGGCCTATATCTATATGGCGTTGCACAATCCGGCGATGGATCATCGCATCACCACGACTTTGGCCAGGTTCGTTCTCGCCTACGTGTTTGTCTATTACTACGTCTTCGTCTATGTCGGCTGCACCATTGGGCTGTGGCTGGTGTTTTCTGCTTCCGGCACTGGCACGGAGCAATCGCAGCGGCGGCTCGTTGTCTTGCTGCTGCTCTCGATCGCGCTTGGCCTGATGGCCGGAAGCTATCTCGACCCGCTGTTGTTTCGGCTGGGCTTTTCGGATTCCCTGGTCGAGGAAGTCCGGATGCGAGATATTCCGTTCTGGTTTTCCTTCATGGCGCTGGGGGCGCTGGTCGGACTCTCCAAAACACGCTCCAGCCTGCGAGAACTACATACGCTGATATCGGGCGCAACGCTGCTTGCTCTGATATTCTACGCGGCGGTGCGGCTGTTCGATCTTGGCGACGCCGCCGACTACGACTCGGTGGCTTTTTTTGCCTATGCCGCGCTGCTTTGCGTCCTGCTCCTGGCGCGCGACATCCAGTTGCCGCTGATCGCAAGCTTAGGCTCCGGCAGCTATTTCATCTATCTCTGGCACATCTTTATCGTGATGGCCTTGCGCGATCATGCCCAGTTGCGCCAGTTCGGACCGGCCGCTGATTTCGCGATCACATATGCCGTGACCGCTTCGGGCAGCATTGTGGCCTTGCTGGCGGTCAGGGCTCTCACCCCTCCGCGCCTGTGCCGCTGGCTAGGGGGCTGA
- a CDS encoding lipopolysaccharide biosynthesis protein — translation MLLRHTLLYLPAQIVGPLFQLVAMIVWTHVVDEHTLGVITLVTASHELLQIAFLTWWSQYALRFFGRYQDRGEALRFYRTENAVMLASIIIQSILVTAILFLVIAPDANTGLLIATIGYVITRTLNLYIGERARVRHHIWVYTIQQVVGPSIGFVVGLVLIKLLGQSAEWPLAGYAVAQLAAAVIVLPKIGYGRSFWPLDREIVDHALHYGIPIVIGGALGWVGLNASRFIANDLLGVSAAGLFAVGYGLGQRAAAVSAMLVTAAAFPLAVKSMEQGGSKLAMRQLADNSALLTAILAPSITGIFMLRVEIVHLLIATPFQQVTLAVLPLSALAGAIRSLRAHFVDQTFLLHNRTRLMIVVAAIDATVTVVLSLVFIRYWGLVGAAGATVIAAMAAAIVSFAIGFSKFGLTLPFSHLVPIAFATIAMAALLGNLPEAPSLVVLAAHITAGATVYIALLALVYATSLLRMLRLHLHQQ, via the coding sequence ATGCTGCTGCGACACACCTTGCTCTATTTGCCTGCGCAGATTGTCGGACCGCTGTTCCAGTTGGTTGCGATGATCGTCTGGACCCATGTCGTCGACGAACACACGCTGGGTGTGATCACGCTGGTCACCGCGAGCCATGAACTGCTGCAGATCGCCTTTCTCACCTGGTGGTCGCAATACGCGCTGCGGTTTTTCGGACGATACCAGGATCGCGGCGAAGCACTGCGGTTCTATCGCACCGAAAATGCGGTGATGCTCGCCTCGATCATCATCCAAAGCATCCTCGTCACCGCCATTCTCTTTCTCGTGATCGCGCCCGACGCCAATACCGGGCTTCTCATTGCCACCATCGGCTATGTCATCACGCGCACGCTCAATCTCTACATCGGCGAGCGCGCCCGTGTTCGTCACCATATCTGGGTCTATACAATCCAGCAGGTCGTCGGACCCTCGATTGGATTTGTTGTCGGGCTGGTCTTGATCAAGCTGCTCGGTCAATCGGCCGAGTGGCCGCTTGCCGGCTACGCCGTCGCCCAGCTTGCGGCGGCCGTGATCGTGCTGCCGAAGATCGGCTATGGCCGTAGCTTTTGGCCGCTCGATCGCGAGATCGTCGATCATGCGCTGCATTACGGCATTCCGATCGTGATCGGGGGCGCACTCGGCTGGGTCGGCCTCAACGCATCGCGCTTCATCGCCAACGATCTGCTGGGAGTGTCCGCAGCCGGGCTGTTCGCCGTCGGCTACGGTCTCGGCCAGCGCGCTGCGGCGGTCTCCGCCATGCTGGTGACCGCTGCCGCCTTTCCACTGGCGGTCAAGAGCATGGAGCAAGGCGGGAGCAAGCTTGCGATGCGCCAACTCGCAGACAACAGCGCGCTGCTGACCGCAATCCTGGCTCCCAGCATCACCGGCATCTTCATGCTACGCGTGGAGATCGTGCATTTGCTGATCGCTACCCCGTTCCAGCAGGTCACGCTTGCCGTGCTTCCACTCTCGGCCCTCGCAGGCGCAATTCGCAGCCTGCGCGCGCATTTCGTGGATCAGACGTTCCTGCTGCACAATCGCACCCGGCTGATGATCGTTGTCGCCGCGATCGATGCAACGGTAACCGTCGTGCTGAGTCTGGTCTTTATCCGATATTGGGGACTGGTCGGGGCCGCCGGCGCAACGGTCATAGCGGCGATGGCTGCTGCGATCGTCAGTTTTGCGATCGGCTTTTCGAAATTCGGCTTGACGCTGCCGTTCAGTCATCTCGTCCCGATCGCATTCGCGACAATTGCGATGGCAGCGCTGCTGGGTAACCTTCCGGAGGCGCCGTCTCTTGTCGTCCTCGCGGCACATATCACGGCAGGTGCGACCGTCTACATCGCCTTGCTTGCCCTTGTTTACGCAACGTCGCTGCTTCGAATGCTCCGTTTGCATTTGCATCAGCAGTAA
- a CDS encoding glycosyltransferase family 4 protein, translating into MNILLLTSEFAPATGGIGTYSREIASAATDLGADVTVIAPDYAQDTATADRALPFEVRRFRGGLHSMRDLPCKILLARSRVRMERYDVIHAADWPFFIPVALSRGLTQARLLMTVHGTEINETQTPLKRLAIRSAGVFGARTEIVANSGYTRELFRERFAVDAQRINAVQLGVSEFWFGQRNGRAATRAAYGLAPDRLVVVTVARITRRKGHLVTLAALSTLSGELRRRITWLVIGPDGEPDYVDELRRLAATTDCDVRFLGSLPDEQIRDIYGAADFFCLSGVPDGSGRVEGFGLVYLEAAATGLPSVATAIGGVPDAVLADETGLLVPPSVEAVARAIAELAEDTDARSLLAAGASAHAAALSWERCAAETYGLSRSAKRSVENISDGLAVAVKARQPDPTPHPA; encoded by the coding sequence GTGAATATTCTCCTGCTCACCAGCGAGTTCGCCCCCGCCACCGGTGGAATCGGCACCTATTCGCGGGAGATCGCCTCCGCCGCTACCGATCTCGGTGCTGACGTCACGGTGATCGCTCCGGATTACGCTCAGGATACCGCGACCGCGGATCGCGCTTTGCCTTTTGAAGTCCGACGTTTTCGCGGCGGCCTGCATTCGATGCGCGATCTTCCGTGCAAGATCCTGCTCGCGCGAAGCCGTGTCCGGATGGAACGCTACGACGTAATCCATGCCGCGGACTGGCCGTTTTTCATCCCGGTGGCACTTTCACGGGGCCTGACGCAAGCGCGCCTGCTGATGACCGTCCATGGCACGGAGATCAACGAGACCCAGACGCCGCTCAAACGCCTCGCGATTCGAAGCGCGGGCGTATTCGGGGCGCGAACCGAGATCGTCGCCAACAGCGGGTACACGAGAGAATTGTTCCGCGAGCGGTTTGCCGTCGACGCCCAGCGTATCAATGCCGTACAGCTCGGCGTGTCGGAATTCTGGTTCGGTCAGCGGAATGGTCGGGCCGCAACACGGGCAGCGTACGGACTGGCGCCCGACCGGCTTGTTGTCGTGACGGTTGCCCGGATCACACGGCGCAAGGGGCATCTCGTCACGCTTGCCGCCCTTTCCACTCTTTCCGGAGAACTGCGCAGGCGCATCACCTGGCTGGTGATCGGTCCGGACGGCGAGCCCGACTATGTGGATGAATTGAGGCGACTCGCCGCGACCACGGACTGCGATGTCCGCTTTCTCGGTTCGCTGCCCGACGAGCAGATTCGCGACATCTATGGCGCGGCTGACTTCTTTTGCCTGAGCGGCGTGCCGGATGGCTCCGGCCGGGTCGAAGGGTTCGGGCTTGTCTACCTGGAAGCTGCAGCCACGGGCCTTCCGAGCGTGGCGACCGCGATCGGCGGCGTTCCCGACGCGGTTCTTGCCGACGAAACGGGGCTGCTCGTGCCGCCATCCGTAGAGGCTGTCGCGCGCGCCATCGCAGAACTCGCCGAGGACACCGATGCACGATCCCTTCTCGCGGCCGGCGCTTCGGCCCATGCCGCCGCCTTGTCATGGGAACGCTGCGCGGCCGAAACCTACGGCCTGTCTCGATCCGCAAAACGAAGCGTCGAGAATATTTCTGACGGGCTCGCAGTGGCGGTCAAGGCGCGCCAGCCCGATCCCACGCCGCATCCGGCCTGA
- a CDS encoding endo-1,4-beta-xylanase: protein MIDVSRRRLLQLAAASVAATNGRVAVAAPTPGLGAIAASKGLLFGSAAAEVIDTDPAYRDLYITQTKIITTDVALKIGRIAPQPGPKHFESADRLLAFCDQHGIAMRGHCLIWNEWNPDWVKKLTTGERRIFFDSYIDEVVARYSGKLQSWDVVNEPFWPGHKAPGGFRLGPWYDAFGPDYVRRAFERAAAVDRNTKFVLNEAQTERDDELGLAVRRGLLKLVADLKNAGVKIDVVGLQGHLQPQYPHDPARFDEFVHALADLGVDIYITEFDVCDDVFPDDVTARDAAVARTAQQFLETTLRHPAVKALITWELADNYSFYRGIFRAKNPTAARLPRPLPYDDRMQAKPLWGAIAQAFENARRPDHATNGQAR from the coding sequence ATGATTGACGTTTCGCGCCGTCGCCTTTTGCAACTGGCTGCTGCCAGCGTCGCCGCGACCAACGGGCGCGTTGCCGTCGCGGCGCCCACACCGGGTCTGGGCGCGATCGCCGCCAGCAAAGGCCTCCTGTTCGGCTCAGCAGCGGCGGAGGTGATCGATACCGATCCGGCATATCGCGATCTCTACATCACGCAGACGAAAATCATTACGACCGACGTCGCGCTGAAGATCGGACGGATTGCGCCGCAGCCCGGCCCCAAACATTTCGAGAGCGCCGACAGGCTGCTCGCTTTCTGCGATCAGCATGGGATTGCAATGCGTGGACACTGCCTGATCTGGAACGAATGGAACCCGGACTGGGTAAAAAAGCTGACCACCGGCGAACGGCGGATCTTTTTCGATTCCTATATCGACGAGGTTGTCGCGCGATATTCGGGAAAACTGCAGTCATGGGACGTCGTCAATGAGCCATTCTGGCCCGGGCACAAGGCGCCCGGTGGCTTCCGGCTTGGCCCCTGGTACGATGCCTTCGGCCCCGATTATGTGCGCCGCGCCTTCGAACGCGCAGCAGCGGTCGATCGCAACACTAAATTCGTGCTGAACGAGGCGCAGACCGAACGCGACGACGAACTCGGGCTCGCCGTCCGCCGCGGGCTATTGAAGCTGGTCGCCGATCTGAAGAATGCCGGCGTGAAGATAGATGTCGTCGGCCTGCAGGGACATCTGCAACCGCAATATCCACACGACCCCGCGCGATTCGACGAATTCGTGCATGCGCTGGCCGATCTGGGCGTCGACATCTACATCACCGAGTTCGATGTCTGTGACGACGTCTTTCCAGACGATGTCACCGCCCGGGATGCGGCCGTCGCCAGGACAGCACAACAGTTTCTGGAAACGACGCTGCGGCATCCGGCCGTCAAGGCATTGATCACCTGGGAACTGGCCGACAATTACTCGTTCTATCGTGGAATATTCCGAGCCAAAAACCCGACGGCGGCGCGGCTTCCCCGCCCTCTGCCCTATGACGACCGGATGCAGGCAAAACCGCTGTGGGGCGCCATCGCGCAAGCCTTCGAGAACGCCCGGCGTCCTGATCACGCCACAAACGGGCAGGCGCGCTGA